CACCGTATCCGCAAGAACAAATTTTTCTTCGCCCTTGTCGTTGATTACCGCCACCCCTTCCGCGGTGATCCTGGTCACACGACTGCTCGTCAGGCAGGTGATGCCGAGCTCTTCAACCCAGGAACTATGGCGCCACTTGAACGACGGTTTGATGTCCCCAGCGATACGTTTTTCCCTTTCCACGACGGTCACTTCGGCGCCGTTCTTGCGCAGGAATTCGGCCACCGTCAAGCCGATCTTGCCGCCACCGATCACCACCACTTTCTGCCCGGCCTGGACCCTTCCATGGGCAACGTCAAGAGCATCGATAAGCCGCTCGTGCCCTTCCAAGTGCGCAAAGGCCTCATGATCGATACGAGCCCCTGCCGCCACGATGCAGGCGTCGTACTGATGCAGGACACTGCGCATGAATTTGGCGTGCACTTCGGTATTGAGCCGGATTTCGACGCCCAGCCGCTTTGCCACCGCCTCGTAGTGTCCGATGATCGAGTGCAGATCATCCGGGCGTGCCAAGTCATTATTCGCATAGGCGTAGAGATTGCCTCCGATACGATCGGATTTTTCGAACACGGTGACCTCGTGCCCACGCTTCGCCGCAGTGATCGCACATTCCATCCCCGCCGGGCCAGAACCGATCACCATGATTTTTTTCTTCACGGTCGCGGGGGTGACGTGATATTCAGGCTCGACCTCATGGCCGAGTGCCGGGTTCATCGTGCAGGTGTAAGGCAGATCGCGGAACAGGCGCGACAGGCAGTTGAGCGAACCGACGCAGCGGCGTACTTCGTCGAGGCGGTCTTCCGCCGCCTTGTGGATCATCTCCGGATCGGCGAGCAGCGGACGGCAGACTTCCCAGAAATCGAAGACACCGTCGCGGATGCAGTCATTGGCCATGCGCGGGTCGGGCAGCCGGTTGCCGAAGGTGATCGGGGTATCCGGGAACATTTTCTTGGCCCGTTCCGAAAGATAGTTCCAGTATCCAGGCGGAATATCACGGCCGATCGAAGACTCGGGCGCCTCCTGCCACCCGACGGTCACCGAGATCATGTCGACGCCGCAGTCGACCGCCTGCTGCATCAGCTCGAAGCATTCGTCTTCGGTGTTCCCACCCCACTTGTCCATCAACTCGGCGCCGTTCAGGCGCACGATCAGGGGATTGTCAGGAGTGGCCTGCTTGATGCCGTCGATTAGTTCGCGCATGAAGCGGCCGC
The window above is part of the Thauera aromatica K172 genome. Proteins encoded here:
- a CDS encoding FAD-dependent oxidoreductase, coding for MKPGEKKLPYLFQPGQFGRFKIKNRIKYGACCVSNYNTRDGFITERELARVKVIASTGCGIITNQGAYPDPLGEGKAYFRQVAIYDDKFLPQFEKIAAMIKDQGAMAIQQILHAGRYGGIDLGYCIQPSDVPQTLPHFRPPKIMTREEIRDCVRQHADAAKRCIRAGFDGTEITSFMGYLLANFNSRFTNQRTDEYGGSLENRGRFMRELIDGIKQATPDNPLIVRLNGAELMDKWGGNTEDECFELMQQAVDCGVDMISVTVGWQEAPESSIGRDIPPGYWNYLSERAKKMFPDTPITFGNRLPDPRMANDCIRDGVFDFWEVCRPLLADPEMIHKAAEDRLDEVRRCVGSLNCLSRLFRDLPYTCTMNPALGHEVEPEYHVTPATVKKKIMVIGSGPAGMECAITAAKRGHEVTVFEKSDRIGGNLYAYANNDLARPDDLHSIIGHYEAVAKRLGVEIRLNTEVHAKFMRSVLHQYDACIVAAGARIDHEAFAHLEGHERLIDALDVAHGRVQAGQKVVVIGGGKIGLTVAEFLRKNGAEVTVVEREKRIAGDIKPSFKWRHSSWVEELGITCLTSSRVTRITAEGVAVINDKGEEKFVLADTVLLAAPRKPNHELFHEFEWMIDELHGVGDALIPRGLEQAIQEGFRMGVRI